The DNA region AACATGCTGAAAAAATGAGGTATCAGATTCACCATCCCAACCACCCCTGCCCCTCCTTGCAAAGGAGGGGAGTTAAGAAAATCGCGGTTGTCTGTATGTTTTCTATCCGCAAGTGTATGGATTATCGAAAACCGTAATCGCAGATTTAAGGCAAGATCAGACGGTTAAGGGTCCCCTCCTTCGCAAGGAGGGGATAAAGGGGTGGTTGAACGATGACAAATACCTTATCCCACGGTGTCAAGTGTGGGTAAAGCTCAGCTGGTCAGGGAGGGGAACCAGAAACACAATCGGCAACCCGTCTGCATTACCCATTATGCGCTTGACGCAAAATGGGTAAATATCATTAGCATCTTTCGGACAAGGTTTCTCTTTCCAAAATGCCCTTGTTTACCAAGGTGGACCTGATCAGCAATGGTGAAACCTGGAAATGCGATGCTGCTTCTTCAATGGCTTCTTCATCCGGTCTGCCTGCGCCCAGGAACTGCCAGAGATCAATAAAGGGACAGAGAAATTCCTGGGCAAAGGCCCGCTGAAACTTCTGCCTTTGCGTGTATACCCCGGTTGCCGGCAACAAACAATCTTTCTTGCCAGCTGTCAGATGATCTCCTATAAGCCTGGCCAGGGCAAAGCGTCTGCTGGTAACGGGTCGTCTGGACAGGAGGGCTTTAAATTCAGCATGTCCCCCGCCATTTCTGAATCCCGCATGCACAGGCAAATCCGGGCAATCCTCGCCTGTGGAGATGAAGTCTTGCGAAATCTGAAAAATCTCGGCAAGACGGGCATTGGATAAAGGGCCGTTATTTACAGACCAGCTTTTCCTGGCCAGACCGGCCGCTTCTTCGGCTTTTTGCCACGGCATCAGCGTGCGCCGCATTTTTTTGTCGATACTGGAGCGTAGCTCTGCGCAGTTGGGCAGTTTGAGGGTCACGGCCTGGTTTCTGATGTTTTCCCCCAGCCTGTCCAGAAGAGAAACAGAGCCTTCTTCAAAAGCGGCAGCTATCTCCTGCACCGCCTCGCTGCCGTATCTTTGCCCGGCCCGTATCAGGGCTTCCAGTAAATCCGGCGGCGTTTCTCCGGAATCAAACCCCATCAGGGCTTCCAGTTTTCTTTTCCCGGCCAGCTCCGGGTCGCTGCGCTCTTTCTGTACTTCGTTCCAGACACAACCGAGTTCGGTATTCTCCAAACCCGCTTGCATGGTTGCTTCCAGCACAGCTTCGATAAAACCGGCAGATTTCCGTTCAAATTCACGAACTGGAACGGAATGGGCAGATCCAGACAAGTATCTGATCCCGTGCCCTTGCAAAAAGGCCGGGGTGGCTTGAACCAGCACTCTGCCGCCATCGCTGGCAAAAACGATGTCCGGCCAAATATATCCGCCTCCTATACTTGTCGTGCTGTGACTGAGCTGCCAGTCCAATCCCTCCTTGGGTGGTTCAAAGCAAAGTCTCCACCAGTTGCCCGCCAGCCAAAGTGCAAAATCATAGGCAGAGAGCCTGGCCCTGGTGCGTATGGTTCTGGACTTGAGATCCTCCAGCTCTGTAAGATAAACACCGCCGGCCATTATCCCGATCTCGGCCAAAGTGGCGCGTTCAAGCCGGCTTCCGTATTCTCTGCTGAGCCATTCAAAGTCTATAGAAAAACCATCTGTTGTCATCTATCTCTCCACTTTTCCAGAACCACCTGGCGAAAGGGATCGTTTTCTGGCATGGGATATCCATGATAAATTCCCTGGTCCTGATTTTCAAGCTGAGCTTCCAAGGGGTGACCTTCTTTGCTTATGGTCCATATGTTTTGCGGAAATCCATTTTTTTCCTTGATACTGACCAGGCCTTCGCGCACGCCTTTTCTGAGAAGCCTGGTTGCCTCATTTCTCTTGAATATTCCCACAGTATCGCACAATGTTTTATCCGGCCTGGGCATTGCCGGCGGAGTCAGTCCAAAATCTCCGGGATTGCGCTTATGTTCAGGGTTACCCCCATATCTGACTTTGGAGGCCAGGTCTTTAAGTACATCAGCAGGCTTCTTGTCGCTAATGCGCCTTTTGGGATTGTAGGATGCTCTGTCTCGCATAGTCAGAATCTCTTTCGTGATTCCACGACGATGAAAAGATTATGGCCAAGTATCGTAATATTGTAAATGAGGACCTCGGCCATCCTGATGGTGCCCTTGCTTTTGATGAAAGAGCACGGTTTGCAGGGTCCGGGCGTGGTCCTCTAGGTACAGTCAGTCCCGGACGTTCTCTCCCCGGCCGAAGAGCGGCAGGGGCTTGCCCTCCAGGGCGGAAAAAAAAGAGGAAGATTTTACCGCTGATAGAGATGATCAACCCTGATAAGAAGAAAATAGTCTCTGATCTGCGATCAGCGAAGATCTGCGTGATCTGCTGTTCATTCTTCATCGTCATTCTTGCAAAAGAACGTCATCTCGGGGTACGCTTCGGGGCGGGAATCCAGCATTTCATACCCCATGATTCGATTCAGGAGTAAAATCTCCAGCCTGGAGTTACGCGTTAACTATCGATAGCGTAAGAGATCTTCAACCTGGATATTGATATCCTTTGCAATCTGACCCAATAGGACAGGAGAGATGTCTTTTCCAGGATGGAAGGGAACAGTAGTACATTTGCCGTCCGGATGCCGAAACTGTTTATGTGCTCCCCTTTGGCGTACTTCCTCAAACCCAAGTTTTTCCAAGATATGAACAACTTCCCTGGGCTTCAAAACCGGAATAGTCCCCATGTTCAAGCAACCTGCACGTTCTGGGTGCCGATGAACTCAGCCACCAACCGGGGTTCCCCATCCTCAAGAAGCATTTGCAGAACTTCTTTTAAGTTTCGGTTGAGCTCGTCCAAGGTGCTGCCCTGGGAGTGCGCGCCAGGGAAGCCTGGGATATACCCCACATACAAGCCGGTATCAGGGCACTTCTCAATTACCGCGGTATAGGATTTCATAGCGTTCTCCTTGAGAAATATAAATAAATCAAGCAGATCTCAGCATGGAATATATTGAGGAATCCCTCTATTTCTTTTCTCGTGGAACAAGGGAGGTGTCAAGTTACATGATGAGCACACTGGCTATCAAGATCCCGGCCAGGCAATGATGGGGGTAGACGTGAACCGTGAGTAGTGAGCAGTGACCTTAATCACCCTCCCCTGTCCCCTCCCTGGCCAGGGAGGGGAACCAGAGACAGGACAGGTTATCTCGTATCTGGGATCATAGATCAGCGAAGATCTGCGCGATCAGCGGTTATTTCTTCTCTTTGGCCGCTGATGAGTTATCTGCGGAAAGAAAAAGAGGAAGAGCTTTAGCCGCTGATAAAGATGATCTGCGCTGATAAGAAGAAAAGGGGCTCTGATCGTGGATCAGCGTAATCAGCGTAATCAGCGGTTCATTCTTCCTCGTCATCCCCGCGAAAGACTGTCTATAGGGACCACCCTTCCCTATGCCTCCCTGGTCAGGGAGGGGAACCAGAGACAGGACAGGTTATCTCGTATCTGGGATCATAGATCAGCGAAGATCTGCGCGATCAGCGGTTATTTCTTCTCTTTTGCCGCTGATGGGCGGTCTGCGGAAAGAAAAAGAAGAAGAGTTTTAACCGCTGATAAAGATGATTGACGCTGATGGGAGGAAAGAGGCCTCTGATCTGCGATCAGCGAAGATCTGCGCAATCTGCGGTTGATGCTTTTCTTTAGCCGCTGAGGGGCTCTCTATGACAAGAAAAGAAGATGAAGAAGAACTTTTACCGCTGATAAAGATGATTTTCGCTGATAAGAAAAGATCATCTTTTCATCTGCGATCAGCGTGAATCAGCGCAATCTGCGGTTGATGCTTTTCTTTGGCCGCTGATGGGCTGTCTGCGGAAAGAAAAAGAGGAAGAGCTTTAGCCGCTGATAAGAAGAGAATAGCCTCTGATCTACTATCAGCGTGAATCAGCGTGATCAGCGGTTCGGTCTCCGTCCTCTTTCCCGCAAAAGAACGTCATCCCGGACTACGATCCGGGACAGGGATTTTCACATTTGTCCGATTCAGTCAAAAATAGGTCTTATTTTGTCAATAGCTCATCTCTTCTCTCTGTACCCTTGGAAACATTGAAATCGGCTTGCTGTCTGAGCCGAATCGATCTTTTTGGAATCCGCCCACTCAGGGCCATGAAACCAGAGGAGGTTTCTCATGATCAGACGTTCTTTGTTCGTAAAAGACAGCCTTTGTCGCCCCGTGACCGTTTTTCTCCTGGGGCTGGCCCTTCTCATGCTTGCAGCCATGCCGGCGCAGGCCGAGAACCTCAAGTTCGGCGTTCCAGCCTGGCCCGGATTGACCGTGAAGACGGAGGTCGCGGCCCAGCTTCTGGAGAGCCTGGGCTACTCCACCAAGCAGTACACATCCTCGCCCTCCGTTATCCTCAAGAGCCTGGAAAACAAGGACATGGATATCTACCTCGGCGGCTGGATCCCCCAGGAGACAGAGATGATCAATCCCCTGGCGGAGAAGGGAACAGTCATCAAGGTGGTCAAGAACCTGCCGGACTGCATGATCGGCATGGCCGTGCCCACCTATGTCTGGGACCAGGGCGTTCACTCCATGGCCGATCTGGATTCGCACGCCGACAAGTTTGAATCCAAGCTGTACGGGATCGAAGCCGGATCCGGCATCAATAAGGAAATCAAGGAAGTCATCGCCCAGGATGGAGACGGCCTCGGAGACTGGACCCTGGTGGAAAGCAGCGCCGCCGGGATGCTCTCCCAGCTGGACCGGGCCACCCGGCGCAAGGACTGGATGGTCTTCTTTGCCTGGGAACCGCACTGGATGGGGACTGTCTACGACTTCAAGTACCTCAAGGACACTGACGAGTCCGGGACAATCGCCTATCAGAAGAGCTGGGTGTGGACCGTGGTCCGCAGCGATCTGCCCGAGACCCATCCCAATGTGTATCGCTTTCTGCAGCAGTTTGTCCTGACCTCGGATATCCAGAGCGAATGGATCTATGAGTTCAAGCGAGAGGACAAGGAGCCGGAGCAGGTGGCCACGAAATGGATCGCCGAGCATATGGATATGATCGGCACATGGCTGGAAGGGGTTGAAACCGCGGATGGAAAACCGGCCACGCCGGTTGTGCAGAAGGCTTTCCGGTAGATTGCCCGGCACTCACTTGCAGTTTGAAGGCTCTTCGACACAGAAAGTGGAATTGCATCTATAAGAGTTTGCCGTCTCTTCTGTGTGCCTTGCGCGGCAGGCCCGCACATTTTGCGCTAACGAAACATACAAACGATTTCGATTTTGATTATCCCAACTATTACCTCATAACTGTTTTTCATTCAAAAGTTCCATACATACATGTGGATTGGGTGCGGGCTGTTGCACAAAGCAGCCTGCACCCAATCGAAAGGGAAGCGTCTATGAATACGGATGTCATCCTGACCTGTGCCCTGACCGGCGCAGGCAGCACTGCAAACAAAAGCCCGCACGTCCCGGTCACCCCCAAGGCCATTGCCCAGTCCGCCCTGGAGGCGGCGGAAGCCGGGGCATCAATCGCCCATATTCACGTCCGCGATCCGCAGACCGGGGCAGGCGCCAGGGATTTTAAGCTGTACGAGGAAACCGTCTCCCGCATCCGGGAAGCCGACCGGGATCTGATCATCAATCTCACCGCCGGAATGGGAGCGGATTTCATTCCCTCAGACACCGATCCGGGCACAGCCGGCGAGGGCTCGGACATGGCCGGCGCCCGCGAACGGGTGGCCCACGTTTTGGAGCTCAAGCCCGAGCTGTGCACCCTGGACTGCGGAAGCATGAACTACGCCGACTCGGCCTATGTGGCCACCCCGGACCAGCTCCGGGTCATGGCCAGGCTCATCCAGGAAGCCGGGATCAAGCCGGAGATAGAGTGCTTTGAACTGGGGCACATCTGGATGGCCCGCACCCTGGTCCAGGAAGGGCTCGTCTCATCTCCTCCCATGTTCCAGCTCTGCATGGGCATACCCTACGGGGCCCCGGGCACTCCGGACAACCTGCTGACCATGCGCAACAACCTGCCCCAAGACGCGGTATGGGCCTCGTTTGCCATCGGCCGGATGCAGATGCCCTTTGTGGCCCAATCCGCACTCATGGGAGGCCATTGCAGAGTAGGGCTGGAGGACAACCTGTATCTGTCCAAGGGGGTCTTGGCCTCCAACGCCCAGCTGGTGCACAAGGCCTCGAACATCCTGCAGGAGCTGGGAGCCAGGGTGGTCAGCCCGGCTGAAGCCCGGAACATCCTGGGCTTGGCGGCCTAGGCTTTGAGCATGGCTCAAGGCACAGCGGTTCAGGGCAACCGCGTCCTGGGGAAGAACTGCACTCAGTATTATCATAACAAACCACATGCATGCCAAAGTGCAGGCACGCTTGCGCTAACAAAGGCTGAGAGATTCTTCGCTCACAGACTCGCTCAGAATGACAAACAGAAGAATGGCTCCCACCGGATGATTCTGATGCCACCTCTCTTGTCATTCTGAAGGAGTGTTGCGACTGAAGAATCTCTTGTGCTGTGTATACATGCCTCCGAGGGGTGGCGCTTTTGCGCTAACGAAACATACAAACGATTTCGATACCGATTGAGAGTGGTTATCCAATCAGATACTGATAAAGCTGAGGATCACTGACCCGAAGAATGAACGTCCAGTGCATCCGTTTGTTGTGATTTTCTTTCTTCTGGTTCGTAATCACAATCGGGATCTGGATCGATATCCATAAACTGAGGGTTCCTGCTGCACCGAATGCCATATTCTTTCGATTTCGATTTCGATTTGGATTTGGATTATCCCAACGAATAACTACAACAATTTTCATACCAAAGATCATCAGCAAAGGATAATTACTATGCCACATACAGCACCGGAAAAGGTCACCCGGGTGGGCATCCT from Desulfovermiculus halophilus DSM 18834 includes:
- a CDS encoding type II toxin-antitoxin system HicA family toxin, which gives rise to MGTIPVLKPREVVHILEKLGFEEVRQRGAHKQFRHPDGKCTTVPFHPGKDISPVLLGQIAKDINIQVEDLLRYR
- a CDS encoding type II toxin-antitoxin system HicB family antitoxin → MKSYTAVIEKCPDTGLYVGYIPGFPGAHSQGSTLDELNRNLKEVLQMLLEDGEPRLVAEFIGTQNVQVA
- a CDS encoding ABC transporter substrate-binding protein; translation: MIRRSLFVKDSLCRPVTVFLLGLALLMLAAMPAQAENLKFGVPAWPGLTVKTEVAAQLLESLGYSTKQYTSSPSVILKSLENKDMDIYLGGWIPQETEMINPLAEKGTVIKVVKNLPDCMIGMAVPTYVWDQGVHSMADLDSHADKFESKLYGIEAGSGINKEIKEVIAQDGDGLGDWTLVESSAAGMLSQLDRATRRKDWMVFFAWEPHWMGTVYDFKYLKDTDESGTIAYQKSWVWTVVRSDLPETHPNVYRFLQQFVLTSDIQSEWIYEFKREDKEPEQVATKWIAEHMDMIGTWLEGVETADGKPATPVVQKAFR
- a CDS encoding 3-keto-5-aminohexanoate cleavage protein, encoding MNTDVILTCALTGAGSTANKSPHVPVTPKAIAQSALEAAEAGASIAHIHVRDPQTGAGARDFKLYEETVSRIREADRDLIINLTAGMGADFIPSDTDPGTAGEGSDMAGARERVAHVLELKPELCTLDCGSMNYADSAYVATPDQLRVMARLIQEAGIKPEIECFELGHIWMARTLVQEGLVSSPPMFQLCMGIPYGAPGTPDNLLTMRNNLPQDAVWASFAIGRMQMPFVAQSALMGGHCRVGLEDNLYLSKGVLASNAQLVHKASNILQELGARVVSPAEARNILGLAA